A window of Cellulosimicrobium protaetiae genomic DNA:
CCATCGAGGAGACGGCACGCATGCTCGACCTCGACGCGCTCGAGCGGGTCGCGGACGCCGTGGCGCGGGCGCCGCGCATCGACCTGTTCGGCGTGGGGTCGAGCGGGCTCACGGCGCAGGACCTCGCGCAGAAGCTCCAGCGGATCGGGCTGCTGTGCTTCGCGTCGACCGACCCGCACGTCCAGCTCCAGTCCGCCGCGCTGCTCGGGCCGGGGGCGGTCGCCGTCGGCGTGTCGCACAGCGGCCTCACGGTCGAGACGAACGACGCGCTCCGCATCGCGCACGACCGCGGCGCGACGACGGTGGCGGTCACGAACTTCCCCGAGTCGCCGCTCGTCGCGCACGCCGACATCGTGCTCACGACGACGGCGCGTGAGACCCAGTTCCGGTCCGGTGCGCTGTCGAGCCGCATCGCGCAGCTCGCGCTCGTGGACTTCCTCTTCGTGCGCGTCGCGCAGCGACGCTTCGACAGCACGACGGAGAACCTGCGCGCGACGTACGAGGCGGTGCAGCCCCACCGCCTCGGCTACGACCGCAAGGCCCGCCCGTGAGCGTGCGCCGTCGCGCCGAGACCGGAGGATCCGCCCCTGGGCCGCGCGAATCCCGGGCGGATGTCCGCGTCTCGGCGGGCGACGGGCCCGGGTTCGAGCTCAGGACCGACCTGCTGACGCGGGTCGCGCAGGCGCACGACGCGTCGCACTACCTGCTGCGGCCCGAGGTCGTCGTGCGCGCGCACGACCGGGACGGCGTCGTCGGGGCGATGCGTGAGGCGACGCGCCGCGGTCTGCCCGTCACGTTCCGCTCGGGCGGGACGAGCCTGTCCGGCCAGGCGTCGGGCGCCGGCGTGCTCGTCGACACGCGCACGCGCTTCACGCGCGTCGAGGTTCTCGACGGCGGGGCCCGCGTCCGGTGCGAGCCCGGCGCGACGCTGCGGCTCGTCAACGCGCACCTGCTGCGGCACGGGCGTCGGCTCGGGCCGGACCCGGCGAGCGAGATCGCGTGCACGATCGGCGGGGTCGTGGCGAACAACTCCTCGGGCATGACGTCGGGCACGGAGCGCACCGCGTACCGGACCGTCGAGGCGATGACGGTCGTGCTCGCGAGCGGGACCGTCGTCGACACGGGCGCGCCCGATGCCGACGCGCGGCTGCGCGCGGCCGAGCCGGAGCTGCACCGCGGCCTCGCGGCGCTGCGCGACCGGGTGCGTGGCAGCGCGACGATGCGCGCCGAGATCGAGCGCCAGTTCTCGACGAAGAACACCATGGGCTACTCGGTCAACGCGTTCCTCGACCACGACGACCCGGTGAAGATCCTCGAGCACCTGCTGATCGGCAGCGAGGGCACGCTCGGCTGGGTCGCGGACGTCACGTTCCGGACCGTCCCGCTGCTCGCGCACGCCGCGACGACCCTCCTCGTGCTCGACTCGCTGGAGCACGCGACGGACGCGCTCGTCCCGCTCGTCGCGTCGGGCGCCGAGGCGATCGAGCTGCTCGACGCGGCGTCCCTGCGGGTCGCCGCCGCGGACCCGGCGGCGGACGCGTCCATGCGCACCCTCGCGCGCGGGGACGGCATCCGGAACCAGACCGCGCTCCTCGTGGAGTACCGCGCGGCGACCGAGGACGGGCTCGCGCCGTTCCAGGACGCGGCGCGCGACGTCGTCGGCTCGCTCGCCGGGTCGCTCGCCGTGCCCGCGACGGTCACGACCGACCCGGCGACGCGCGGGCGGCTGTGGCACGTGCGCAAGGGCCTGTACACGGCGGTCGCGGGCGCGCGCCCCGCGGGCAGCACGGCGCTCCTGGAGGACGTCGCGGTCCCCGTCACCGACCTCACCGCGACCGTCCGCGACCTGGGAGCACTCTTCGCACGCCGCGGCTACGGCGACGCCGTGACGTTCGGGCACGCCAAGGACGGCAACCTGCACTTCATGATCACGCCGCGGCTCGGCGACCGTGCCGAGCTCGACCGGTACGAGGCGTTCTCCGACGACCTCGTCGACCTCGTGCTCGGGCACGGCGGCACGCTCAAGGCCGAGCACGGCACCGGGCGCATCATGGCGCCGTTCGTGCGCCGCCAGTACGGCGACGATCTCTACGCCGTCATGCGCGAGGTCAAGCGCCTGTTCGACCCACGCGGGCTGCTCAACCCGGGCGTCCTTCTCACCGACGACGACCACGAGCACCTGCGAAACCTCAAGGTCGAGGCGTCCGCGGGCGGGGAGGACGCGCCGCTCGTCGACCGCTGCGTCGAGTGCGGGTACTGCGAGCCCGGGTGCCCGTCGCGCACCGTCACGACGACCCCGCGCCAG
This region includes:
- a CDS encoding FAD-binding and (Fe-S)-binding domain-containing protein → MSVRRRAETGGSAPGPRESRADVRVSAGDGPGFELRTDLLTRVAQAHDASHYLLRPEVVVRAHDRDGVVGAMREATRRGLPVTFRSGGTSLSGQASGAGVLVDTRTRFTRVEVLDGGARVRCEPGATLRLVNAHLLRHGRRLGPDPASEIACTIGGVVANNSSGMTSGTERTAYRTVEAMTVVLASGTVVDTGAPDADARLRAAEPELHRGLAALRDRVRGSATMRAEIERQFSTKNTMGYSVNAFLDHDDPVKILEHLLIGSEGTLGWVADVTFRTVPLLAHAATTLLVLDSLEHATDALVPLVASGAEAIELLDAASLRVAAADPAADASMRTLARGDGIRNQTALLVEYRAATEDGLAPFQDAARDVVGSLAGSLAVPATVTTDPATRGRLWHVRKGLYTAVAGARPAGSTALLEDVAVPVTDLTATVRDLGALFARRGYGDAVTFGHAKDGNLHFMITPRLGDRAELDRYEAFSDDLVDLVLGHGGTLKAEHGTGRIMAPFVRRQYGDDLYAVMREVKRLFDPRGLLNPGVLLTDDDHEHLRNLKVEASAGGEDAPLVDRCVECGYCEPGCPSRTVTTTPRQRIALLKEIAAAPPAERRELERQYSYQGVETCAADSLCVEACPVGIDTGLVMKGHRARSQPRVVQRGGAAVAEHWGPVVTGLRGALRVVQALPTPLVHVASQVARGVVGADVVPRVDADLPGPGARRDPRGVPGADATGAADGSVRAVLFASCMGELFAPAAGGPTRSASGGATGGASADAGANRPVGAEAAFRALCERAGVGLAVPEGIGGLCCGTPWSSKGLPDGAAAMARKVVDALWVATREGELPVVCDASSCTHGLVETARHLVGAGDRAVEEPASGAPGAPGVPGSLGEPDPDAVARERFARLRIVDAVTFVRTDVLPGLAARGVDVEKAGNVVVHPTCATVHLGAVDDLRAVAEATAERATVPAAWGCCGFAGDRGMLHPELTAGATRAEAAEVAADASALPGGTYDAYVSNNRTCEMGMSRATGQDYVHVLELLEAATRPTPTPAPATAR
- a CDS encoding MurR/RpiR family transcriptional regulator; protein product: MAADGLVRIRQSLPNLRPAEARIAEAVLADPAAVVGKTITELAALVGTSQATVVRFCRAVGYAGYPEFRIDLAQATSRRAVEQERANVAHGEIDPDDTLQDVVTKIAFHEARTIEETARMLDLDALERVADAVARAPRIDLFGVGSSGLTAQDLAQKLQRIGLLCFASTDPHVQLQSAALLGPGAVAVGVSHSGLTVETNDALRIAHDRGATTVAVTNFPESPLVAHADIVLTTTARETQFRSGALSSRIAQLALVDFLFVRVAQRRFDSTTENLRATYEAVQPHRLGYDRKARP